The proteins below come from a single Vibrio natriegens NBRC 15636 = ATCC 14048 = DSM 759 genomic window:
- a CDS encoding AbgT family transporter, which yields MSNQAINKAPSSKPSGMDRFLNFIERAGNKIPDPAILFFWALVITWAASALLSNVSFDLVNPRTGETLIITNLLTGEALASFLANMVTTFTGFAPLGIVLVAMLGVGVADSSGFITTGLKKMLSFTPAKLLTPMLILVAIVSHTAADAGYVLVIPLGGIIFHAAGRHPLAGIAAAFAGVSGGFSANFIPSGIDPLLAGFTQTAAQVLDPEYVVNPLANIFFTGISSVIIVAIGWYVTEKIIEPRLAKTPVDEDAEAAPDLGSFSEIESKAFRYAGWSMLAGIALLVVALIPETSALRSPEGEITAFSAPIMKSIVPLIFILFIIPGYVYGKVSGTFKSSNDIIKAMADTMSTMGAYIVMSFFCAQFLSAFAQSNIGTMLALYGAEGLKAMNLPGEATIIGMILLTASVNLLIGSASAKWALIGPILVPMLMAVGISPELSQAAYRVGDSVSNIISPLMVFFPLVVVYCQRYVKSTGIGTLASLMMPFSIAMLIGWSIFLIVYWMIGIPLGIQAPYTYTM from the coding sequence ATGAGTAACCAAGCAATTAATAAGGCGCCATCTTCTAAGCCGAGTGGGATGGATCGCTTTCTAAACTTTATTGAGCGTGCAGGTAACAAAATTCCTGATCCTGCGATTTTGTTTTTTTGGGCACTAGTCATTACCTGGGCGGCATCTGCACTTTTATCGAATGTCTCTTTCGACCTTGTAAACCCTAGAACTGGTGAAACTTTAATCATCACTAACTTGTTGACAGGGGAAGCGTTGGCTAGCTTCCTTGCAAATATGGTGACGACATTCACTGGCTTTGCACCACTAGGTATCGTATTGGTCGCTATGTTAGGCGTGGGTGTTGCTGACTCTTCAGGCTTTATCACCACGGGCCTTAAGAAGATGCTGAGCTTTACACCTGCGAAGCTTCTTACTCCAATGCTTATTCTGGTTGCTATTGTATCGCATACTGCAGCAGATGCTGGCTACGTTCTGGTTATCCCTCTGGGTGGTATTATTTTCCATGCAGCAGGCCGTCATCCTCTAGCGGGTATTGCGGCAGCGTTCGCGGGTGTATCTGGTGGTTTCTCTGCAAACTTTATTCCTTCTGGTATCGACCCACTGTTGGCTGGTTTCACGCAAACAGCAGCACAAGTTCTCGATCCTGAATACGTTGTTAACCCTCTAGCAAACATCTTCTTTACTGGTATCTCATCAGTAATCATTGTGGCTATCGGTTGGTACGTTACTGAGAAAATTATTGAGCCACGTTTAGCGAAAACCCCAGTAGATGAAGATGCAGAAGCCGCTCCTGACCTAGGTTCATTCTCTGAAATTGAATCAAAAGCATTCCGCTACGCGGGTTGGTCGATGCTGGCTGGTATTGCTCTTCTTGTTGTGGCGTTAATTCCTGAAACTTCAGCATTACGCTCACCTGAAGGCGAGATTACAGCATTCTCAGCACCAATCATGAAGTCGATCGTTCCACTGATCTTCATTCTGTTTATCATCCCTGGTTACGTATACGGTAAAGTTTCTGGTACATTCAAATCCAGCAACGACATCATTAAGGCGATGGCAGACACCATGTCGACGATGGGTGCTTACATCGTTATGTCTTTCTTCTGTGCTCAGTTCCTATCAGCATTTGCTCAGTCAAACATTGGTACGATGCTGGCGCTATACGGTGCTGAAGGTCTGAAAGCAATGAACCTTCCGGGTGAAGCTACGATCATTGGTATGATTCTGCTAACGGCTTCGGTAAACCTGCTTATTGGTTCTGCGTCTGCGAAATGGGCTCTAATTGGTCCAATTCTGGTTCCTATGCTAATGGCGGTTGGCATCTCTCCTGAGTTGTCTCAGGCTGCATACCGTGTTGGTGACTCTGTATCGAACATCATTTCACCTCTGATGGTATTCTTCCCACTAGTGGTGGTGTACTGTCAGCGTTACGTGAAGTCGACCGGTATTGGTACGCTTGCATCACTAATGATGCCATTCTCGATCGCTATGCTGATCGGCTGGTCAATCTTCCTGATTGTTTACTGGATGATTGGTATTCCTCTAGGTATTCAAGCGCCGTACACTTACACCATGTAA
- the dnaJ gene encoding molecular chaperone DnaJ, producing the protein MSKRDFYEVLGVSRDASERDIKKAYKRLAMKFHPDRNQGDDSAADKFKEVKEAYEILTDPQKKAAYDQYGHAAFEQGGGFGGGGFGGGGADFGDIFGDVFGDIFGGGRRGGGGGHRAQRGADLRYNMELTLEEAVRGVTKEIEVPTLVHCDTCDGSGAKKGTSAETCGTCHGHGQVQMRQGFFAVQQTCPTCHGKGKIIKDPCNECHGQGRKQKTKTLNVKIPAGVDTGDRIRLSGEGEAGEMGAPAGDLYVQVHVKDHHIFERDGNNLYCEVPVSFAMAALGGEVEVPTLDGRVSLKVPSETQTGRMFRMRGKGVKGVRGGGIGDLIVKLVVETPVNLSSRQKELLKEFEESCGGEAATKHKPKSEGFFNGVKKFFDDLTS; encoded by the coding sequence ATGTCAAAACGTGATTTTTACGAAGTATTAGGCGTAAGCCGTGATGCATCAGAACGTGATATCAAAAAGGCGTATAAGCGTCTTGCAATGAAATTCCACCCAGACCGTAACCAGGGTGATGATTCTGCTGCGGATAAGTTTAAAGAAGTAAAAGAAGCGTACGAAATTCTCACTGATCCTCAGAAGAAAGCGGCTTACGACCAGTACGGTCATGCTGCTTTTGAACAAGGCGGCGGTTTCGGTGGCGGCGGCTTTGGTGGCGGCGGTGCTGATTTCGGCGACATCTTTGGCGATGTTTTCGGTGATATCTTTGGTGGCGGTCGCCGTGGTGGTGGTGGCGGTCATCGTGCACAACGTGGTGCTGACCTTCGTTACAACATGGAACTGACTCTAGAAGAAGCCGTTCGCGGTGTAACAAAAGAAATCGAAGTTCCAACACTGGTACACTGTGATACTTGTGATGGTAGCGGTGCGAAAAAAGGCACGTCAGCTGAAACCTGTGGTACTTGTCATGGCCACGGCCAAGTACAAATGCGTCAAGGTTTCTTCGCGGTTCAGCAAACCTGTCCAACCTGTCATGGTAAAGGTAAGATCATCAAAGACCCTTGTAATGAGTGTCATGGTCAGGGCCGCAAACAGAAAACTAAAACACTTAACGTTAAGATCCCTGCCGGTGTGGATACGGGTGATCGCATTCGTCTGTCTGGCGAAGGTGAAGCGGGAGAAATGGGCGCACCAGCAGGTGACCTATATGTTCAGGTACACGTAAAAGACCACCATATTTTTGAGCGCGATGGCAACAATCTATACTGTGAAGTACCAGTAAGTTTTGCCATGGCAGCACTAGGTGGTGAAGTAGAAGTACCAACATTGGATGGCCGAGTTAGCCTGAAAGTACCATCAGAAACGCAAACTGGCCGTATGTTCCGTATGCGCGGTAAAGGTGTGAAAGGTGTTCGTGGCGGCGGTATCGGTGATCTCATCGTTAAGTTGGTTGTAGAAACTCCGGTGAACCTAAGTTCACGTCAGAAAGAGTTGCTAAAAGAGTTTGAAGAATCTTGTGGTGGCGAAGCGGCGACAAAACACAAGCCTAAGTCAGAAGGTTTCTTCAATGGCGTTAAAAAGTTCTTCGATGACCTAACGAGCTAA
- the dnaK gene encoding molecular chaperone DnaK, whose translation MGKIIGIDLGTTNSCVAVLDGDKPRVIENAEGERTTASVIAYTDGETLVGQPAKRQAVTNPENTLFAIKRLIGRRFEDEEVQRDIEIMPYKIVKADNGDAWVEAKGQKMAAPQVSAEVLKKMKKTAEDFLGEEVTGAVITVPAYFNDAQRQATKDAGRIAGLEVKRIINEPTAAALAYGLDKKGGDRTIAVYDLGGGTFDISIIEIDEVEGEKTFEVLATNGDTHLGGEDFDNRLINYLVDEFNKEQGINLKNDPLAMQRVKEAAEKAKIELSSTTQTDVNLPYVTADATGPKHMNIKVTRAKLESLVEDLVQRSLEPLKVALADADLSVSEITDVILVGGQTRMPMVQAKVAEFFGKEARRDVNPDEAVAMGAAVQGGVLAGDVKDVLLLDVTPLSLGIETMGGVMTKLVEKNTTIPTKANQVFSTAEDNQSAVTIHVLQGERKQAMYNKSLGQFNLEGIQPAPRGMPQIEVTFDLDADGILHVSAKDKQTGKEQKITIQASGGLSDEDIEKMVQEAEANKEADKKFEELATARNQADQMIHGTRKQVEEAGEALPAEEKEKIEAAISELEEARKGEDKEAIDAKVQALMTAAQKLMEIAQQQAQAQQGAEAGAQKSADDDVVDAEFEEVKDDKK comes from the coding sequence GCGACAAACCTCGTGTAATTGAAAACGCAGAGGGTGAACGTACTACTGCATCGGTTATTGCTTACACTGATGGTGAGACACTAGTAGGTCAGCCAGCAAAACGTCAAGCAGTAACTAACCCTGAAAACACGCTATTTGCAATTAAGCGTCTAATCGGTCGTCGTTTTGAAGACGAAGAAGTTCAGCGTGACATCGAAATCATGCCTTACAAAATCGTTAAGGCTGACAACGGTGACGCTTGGGTAGAAGCGAAAGGCCAAAAAATGGCTGCTCCTCAGGTTTCTGCTGAAGTTCTTAAGAAAATGAAGAAAACTGCTGAAGACTTCCTAGGTGAGGAAGTAACTGGCGCAGTTATCACAGTACCTGCTTACTTCAACGATGCTCAGCGTCAAGCAACAAAAGATGCTGGCCGTATCGCAGGTCTAGAAGTTAAACGTATCATCAACGAACCAACTGCAGCAGCGCTAGCTTACGGTCTAGACAAGAAAGGCGGTGACCGCACTATCGCTGTATATGACCTTGGTGGTGGTACATTCGATATCTCAATCATCGAAATCGATGAAGTTGAAGGCGAGAAAACTTTCGAAGTTCTAGCAACTAACGGTGACACTCACCTAGGTGGTGAAGACTTTGATAACCGTCTGATCAACTACTTAGTTGACGAGTTCAACAAAGAGCAAGGTATCAACCTTAAGAACGATCCACTAGCAATGCAGCGTGTTAAAGAAGCAGCAGAAAAAGCGAAAATCGAGCTTTCTTCTACTACTCAAACTGACGTAAACCTACCTTACGTTACTGCAGATGCGACTGGTCCTAAGCACATGAACATCAAAGTAACTCGTGCGAAACTAGAATCTCTAGTTGAAGACCTAGTACAACGTTCTCTTGAGCCTCTAAAAGTAGCTCTAGCTGACGCTGACCTATCAGTAAGCGAAATCACTGATGTAATCCTAGTTGGTGGTCAGACTCGTATGCCTATGGTTCAAGCGAAAGTGGCTGAGTTCTTTGGTAAAGAAGCTCGCCGTGACGTGAACCCTGATGAAGCAGTAGCGATGGGTGCTGCAGTTCAAGGTGGTGTACTTGCAGGTGACGTTAAAGACGTACTGCTTCTAGACGTAACTCCACTGTCTCTAGGTATCGAGACAATGGGTGGCGTAATGACTAAGCTAGTTGAGAAGAACACAACTATCCCAACTAAAGCGAACCAAGTTTTCTCTACAGCAGAAGACAACCAGAGCGCGGTAACTATCCACGTTCTACAAGGTGAGCGTAAGCAAGCGATGTACAACAAGTCTCTAGGTCAATTCAACCTAGAAGGCATCCAGCCTGCACCACGTGGCATGCCACAAATCGAAGTAACTTTCGACCTTGATGCGGACGGTATCCTACACGTATCAGCGAAAGACAAGCAGACTGGTAAAGAGCAGAAGATCACTATCCAGGCTTCTGGCGGTCTAAGCGACGAAGACATCGAGAAAATGGTACAAGAAGCAGAAGCTAACAAAGAAGCGGACAAAAAGTTCGAAGAGCTAGCAACTGCACGTAACCAAGCAGACCAAATGATTCACGGTACTCGTAAGCAAGTGGAAGAAGCGGGTGAAGCACTTCCAGCTGAAGAGAAAGAGAAGATTGAAGCTGCAATTTCTGAGCTAGAAGAAGCGCGTAAAGGCGAAGATAAAGAAGCTATCGACGCTAAAGTTCAAGCGCTAATGACTGCTGCTCAAAAACTGATGGAAATCGCTCAGCAACAAGCTCAAGCACAACAAGGTGCTGAAGCTGGCGCTCAAAAGTCTGCAGATGACGATGTTGTAGATGCAGAGTTCGAAGAAGTTAAAGACGATAAGAAGTAA
- a CDS encoding prepilin-type N-terminal cleavage/methylation domain-containing protein, which yields MISKQQGFSLLEVLIAFLLLGVGALGLTKLNVYLERESDYAIQSIEALRLAENKLEWFRTRGASSAVSVIPIADFDSIATGSSISGAYSLQWQVPSATISGSLKTITVTSSWEDRMGQTQSVQLKTMISRYSEFDK from the coding sequence ATGATCTCTAAACAGCAAGGATTTAGTTTACTCGAAGTCTTGATTGCTTTTTTGCTTCTCGGAGTAGGGGCATTAGGTTTAACAAAGCTAAATGTGTACTTAGAGCGCGAATCGGACTATGCGATTCAAAGTATCGAGGCTCTTCGTCTGGCCGAAAACAAACTCGAATGGTTTCGCACCCGAGGTGCATCTTCTGCCGTTTCTGTAATACCTATCGCCGATTTCGATTCTATCGCAACGGGCTCTTCAATTTCAGGCGCTTACAGTCTTCAATGGCAGGTGCCTTCCGCAACAATCTCTGGGTCGCTTAAAACGATTACTGTTACTTCAAGCTGGGAAGACAGGATGGGGCAGACCCAGTCTGTTCAGTTGAAAACGATGATCTCTCGTTATAGTGAATTTGATAAATAA
- a CDS encoding PilW family protein, translated as MTTLNVRLRYQRGSSLIELMISSLIGLILLGVIGSVFLSLQKTARDKSLELHLLQGINLTFSMMKEDIQRAGYDGGNGNSLKVSGSINTITLSGASSVGFVYFKQGSPDNKDYRNIKYEKRDTRLLICEKGVVSQAQILTFDGIDFCRSLFDEDILHVTQFSVSSGTVTNGKTTSALTDIQLGLQTVDGSFSKVETVSIKQRNWQ; from the coding sequence ATGACTACTCTAAATGTTAGGCTGCGCTATCAAAGAGGCAGCTCTTTAATCGAGTTAATGATCAGTTCTTTAATTGGTTTAATTCTATTAGGTGTGATTGGCTCGGTCTTTCTTAGCTTGCAAAAAACAGCAAGAGATAAAAGTTTGGAGTTGCATCTCCTACAGGGGATTAACCTTACTTTTTCAATGATGAAAGAAGATATTCAACGAGCTGGTTACGATGGCGGAAACGGTAATTCGCTCAAGGTATCTGGCTCTATAAATACAATAACGTTGAGCGGCGCTTCTTCTGTTGGTTTTGTTTATTTCAAACAAGGCTCTCCGGATAACAAAGACTATCGAAATATTAAGTATGAGAAGCGCGATACTCGACTTTTAATATGCGAAAAAGGTGTGGTTTCACAAGCTCAAATATTAACTTTTGATGGTATAGATTTTTGTCGATCTTTATTTGATGAAGATATTTTGCACGTCACTCAATTTTCAGTGAGTTCAGGAACCGTTACGAATGGAAAAACGACAAGTGCATTAACCGACATCCAATTAGGTTTACAAACGGTTGATGGCTCTTTTAGCAAAGTGGAAACAGTCTCAATTAAGCAAAGGAACTGGCAATGA
- the mltF gene encoding membrane-bound lytic murein transglycosylase MltF, protein MQISQLNRLKRSVLLFASVLLLSACQIESTPKSEFQKIQERGVLRVGTLNNQLSYYIGPDGPAGLDYELARQFAEELGVKLEIKPAFRQADLFPALKKGDIDIIATGLNQTSQAVKRFRPGPAYYYVSQQVVYKKGQLRPRSIERLIKYQATQADEADADSNAAANTLQIVEQSQYVPTLTALKKQYPELQFEIVGNADTRDLLKRVSTGELRFTVTDSVELSLAQRLYPDLALAFELTEDQPVSWFTRRSEDESLYAMLIEFFGNIKQSGELASLEEKYIGHIEAFDYVDTRAFIRALDDKLPKWSPLFQKYSEEFDWRLIAALAYQESHWKPKAKSPTGVRGMMMLTLPTAKSVGVTNRLDPEQSIRGGVEYLRRIVARVPETISDHEKIWFALASYNIGYGHMLDARRLTKAQGGDPNAWADVKDRLPLLRQKRFYSQTRYGYARGDEARNYVENIRRYYQSIIGHVSQKPATDESTEDLQVIPPLNPDTLTSGAVESIAETVSGAVESVSEPTTEQIEDEKTEVSGASGTTEENETALEVIPE, encoded by the coding sequence ATGCAAATTAGCCAGCTCAACCGACTTAAGCGCAGCGTCCTACTTTTCGCTTCTGTGCTACTACTTTCTGCCTGCCAAATTGAGTCGACCCCAAAAAGTGAATTCCAAAAAATCCAGGAACGTGGCGTTCTTCGAGTTGGCACACTGAATAACCAGCTCTCTTATTACATTGGTCCCGATGGCCCTGCCGGCCTGGATTATGAGCTTGCACGTCAGTTCGCAGAAGAACTCGGGGTGAAGCTAGAAATTAAACCCGCTTTTCGCCAAGCCGATCTTTTTCCGGCACTCAAGAAAGGCGACATTGATATTATTGCCACAGGTTTGAACCAGACTTCTCAAGCGGTAAAGCGTTTTCGACCTGGCCCTGCCTACTACTATGTCAGCCAGCAAGTCGTGTATAAAAAGGGGCAGCTGAGGCCTCGTAGTATTGAGCGATTGATAAAATATCAAGCGACTCAGGCTGACGAAGCCGATGCCGATAGCAACGCGGCAGCTAATACACTGCAAATCGTCGAGCAATCACAATATGTTCCGACACTAACGGCATTAAAAAAGCAGTATCCTGAGCTACAGTTCGAAATCGTTGGCAATGCAGATACCAGAGATTTGCTGAAACGCGTATCCACAGGCGAATTGCGCTTCACGGTGACGGACTCAGTTGAGCTTTCACTGGCCCAGCGCCTTTACCCAGATTTAGCTTTAGCATTTGAGTTAACGGAAGACCAACCGGTGTCTTGGTTTACCCGTCGTTCCGAAGATGAAAGCTTATACGCGATGCTGATAGAGTTTTTCGGCAACATCAAGCAGTCAGGTGAACTCGCTTCCTTAGAAGAAAAATACATTGGCCATATTGAAGCCTTTGATTATGTGGATACTCGGGCCTTCATTCGTGCACTGGATGACAAACTCCCTAAATGGTCTCCCCTATTCCAAAAGTACAGCGAAGAGTTTGATTGGCGCTTAATCGCAGCGTTGGCTTATCAAGAATCTCACTGGAAACCAAAAGCGAAGTCTCCAACTGGCGTGCGCGGAATGATGATGCTCACCTTACCTACAGCGAAAAGCGTCGGCGTGACCAACCGTCTCGATCCTGAGCAATCTATCCGTGGTGGTGTCGAGTACCTGCGCCGGATTGTCGCTCGCGTACCCGAAACGATTAGCGATCATGAAAAGATTTGGTTCGCGCTGGCGTCTTATAACATTGGTTATGGTCATATGCTGGACGCTCGGCGCCTGACAAAAGCTCAGGGCGGCGATCCAAATGCGTGGGCGGACGTAAAAGACAGGCTACCATTATTGCGTCAAAAGCGTTTCTACAGCCAAACGCGTTACGGCTATGCCCGAGGAGATGAGGCTCGTAATTACGTTGAAAATATTCGTCGTTACTATCAGTCAATTATCGGCCACGTCAGTCAGAAGCCAGCTACCGATGAAAGCACTGAAGATCTGCAAGTCATCCCACCGCTCAATCCCGACACCCTCACGTCAGGTGCAGTAGAAAGTATCGCTGAGACAGTATCGGGCGCAGTTGAGAGTGTATCGGAACCAACAACAGAGCAGATAGAGGATGAAAAGACCGAGGTTTCAGGCGCTTCTGGTACGACAGAAGAAAACGAAACAGCGTTAGAAGTCATTCCCGAATAA
- a CDS encoding type IV pilin protein, translated as MIRIYCCNRDKIRLSGMTLIELLIAVVIVGIISAIAYPSYTNHVIKSHRTVALSDISRIQLALETSYDGGYDWSSIISGGNCSICDSANDRFTFSIVSSATTSYTITATAKSDLGQDEDSCFPSGINALKLTATNVESPSTCWN; from the coding sequence ATGATTCGAATATATTGTTGTAACAGAGACAAAATAAGATTAAGTGGGATGACATTGATCGAATTACTGATAGCGGTCGTGATTGTCGGGATCATTTCTGCTATCGCTTATCCCTCGTACACAAATCATGTCATTAAGTCGCACCGAACGGTGGCACTGAGCGATATCAGCCGTATCCAACTGGCTTTGGAAACCTCTTATGATGGAGGGTATGACTGGAGCTCTATTATTTCGGGAGGCAATTGCTCGATCTGTGATTCTGCAAATGATCGCTTTACTTTTTCTATCGTGAGTTCCGCAACCACGTCTTATACCATCACGGCAACAGCGAAATCCGATCTTGGCCAAGATGAGGACAGTTGCTTCCCCTCAGGAATCAATGCACTCAAACTTACTGCAACCAATGTTGAGTCACCAAGTACATGCTGGAACTGA
- a CDS encoding GspH/FimT family pseudopilin translates to MPRGFTLLELIITVSVLSILLAAAAPRFSRVSQTVQMQGLATELFGFLNQSRSEAVMRNKKLYVHFSMDKDNTINEGNWSFNLTDSSVAGGTSILHLSGSPYSELSINHNYNAKYISFEEVRGRPNSGNIEFFSTNNQNSKLKIKLSNPPGRIKVCSMSGAKLYDYSKC, encoded by the coding sequence ATGCCTCGCGGGTTTACGTTATTGGAGCTAATTATTACGGTATCGGTGTTGAGTATTTTGCTGGCTGCTGCTGCGCCAAGGTTTAGTCGTGTTTCGCAAACAGTACAGATGCAAGGCCTTGCAACAGAACTATTTGGTTTTCTGAATCAAAGTAGGTCAGAAGCGGTCATGAGAAATAAAAAGTTGTATGTACATTTTTCGATGGATAAAGACAACACCATCAATGAAGGCAATTGGTCATTTAACTTGACGGATTCCTCCGTTGCTGGCGGAACGAGCATTTTACATTTATCCGGTTCACCTTATTCAGAGCTATCGATAAATCATAACTATAACGCGAAATATATTAGCTTTGAAGAAGTAAGAGGAAGGCCGAACTCTGGGAATATAGAGTTCTTTTCGACTAACAATCAGAACTCCAAACTGAAAATCAAACTTTCTAACCCTCCTGGTCGTATTAAAGTTTGCAGTATGTCGGGAGCAAAATTATATGACTACTCTAAATGTTAG
- the tadA gene encoding tRNA adenosine(34) deaminase TadA: MSDLQFTPQDEQFMRRAIELAELAEAEGEVPVGAVLVKDGEVIAEGWNRSICTHDATAHAEIQTLRKAGQVLENYRLLDTTLYVTLEPCPMCAGALLHSRVKRVVFGAPDLKAGAAGTVLNLFESQAAYHYAMVEKGLLEAECRDQLQAFFKRRRKEIKAKKQAEKALQSDQTKNGN; the protein is encoded by the coding sequence TTGTCAGACCTTCAATTTACTCCCCAAGACGAACAATTTATGCGTAGAGCCATCGAATTGGCTGAGCTGGCTGAAGCGGAAGGAGAGGTGCCTGTTGGGGCCGTCTTAGTAAAAGATGGAGAGGTTATTGCAGAGGGCTGGAACCGCTCTATTTGTACTCATGACGCGACTGCCCATGCAGAAATTCAGACTCTGCGCAAAGCGGGACAAGTATTAGAGAACTATCGTTTATTGGATACTACGCTTTATGTGACATTAGAACCTTGCCCGATGTGTGCTGGAGCGCTGTTACACAGCCGTGTTAAGCGAGTGGTATTCGGTGCGCCGGACCTGAAAGCCGGGGCAGCAGGGACAGTGTTAAACCTGTTCGAAAGTCAGGCCGCATACCATTATGCAATGGTTGAAAAAGGGCTGTTAGAAGCCGAGTGCCGAGATCAGCTCCAAGCTTTTTTTAAACGCCGCCGTAAAGAGATTAAGGCAAAGAAGCAGGCTGAAAAAGCGTTACAGAGTGATCAGACAAAGAATGGGAATTAA